One window of the Populus trichocarpa isolate Nisqually-1 chromosome 9, P.trichocarpa_v4.1, whole genome shotgun sequence genome contains the following:
- the LOC7472083 gene encoding lysM domain-containing GPI-anchored protein 2 isoform X3 gives MGFHFVPLLLTLLLFSTLPTKSSSQTFKCSSPSTCRSLIDYISPNTTTLSHIKTLFSIKNVRSILGANNLPLSTLPNFTIPAKQPIKIPFTCLCINNTGLSNKQPIYTVQKDDGLYHIAAEVFSGLVTYQEIAAVNNVTDVNLIEVGQELWIPLPCSCDDVDGVKVVHYGHVVEAGSSLEFIAQEYGTSRNTLMKLNGIANGSSLLAGQVLDVPLQACNSSVRIDSLDSPFLVPNNTYFFTANNCVKCKCDAANNWTLQCEPSGKKPSSWSACPAMQCEGGLLTIGNTTTSGCNTTTCAYAGFSGDQNIFTALATQSTCTAPGGSPGNFASRIGLSRNYLFICIHMILLLVYLL, from the exons ATGGGTTTCCATTTCGTTCCTCTACTTCTCACCCTACTCTTATTCTCTACACTCCCCACAAAATCTTCATCCCAAACCTTCAAATGTAGCTCACCTTCCACATGTCGTTCCCTCATTGACTACATCTCTCCAAACACAACAACTCTTTCCCACATCAAAACCCTCTTTTCCATCAAAAACGTTCGTTCCATCTTAGGCGCGAACAACCTCCCTCTCTCCACGTTACCAAACTTTACAATACCTGCAAAACAGCCCATCAAGATCCCATTTACTTGCTTGTGCATCAACAACACCGGTCTCTCAAACAAGCAACCAATCTACACCGTCCAAAAAGATGATGGGCTTTATCATATAGCAGCAGAAGTTTTCTCAGGGCTGGTAACATACCAAGAAATTGCTGCTGTTAATAATGTAACAGACGTTAATTTGATCGAGGTTGGACAGGAGTTGTGGATTCCTTTGCCTTGTAGCTGTGATGATGTTGATGGGGTTAAAGTGGTCCATTATGGACACGTGGTGGAGGCTGGGAGTTCTTTGGAGTTCATTGCTCAGGAATACGGGACTAGTAGAAATACACTAATGAAGCTTAATGGGATTGCCAATGGCAGCTCCCTTTTGGCTGGTCAAGTTCTTGATGTCCCTCTCCAAG CTTGTAATTCATCGGTGAGAATTGACTCTCTGGATTCTCCGTTCCTTGTTCCTAATAACACCTATTTCTTCACTGCTAACAATTGTGTGAAATGCAAGTGTGATGCCGCAAACAACTGGAC ATTACAATGCGAACCGTCCGGAAAGAAACCATCCAGTTGGTCAGCCTGTCCTGCTATGCAATGTGAAGGTGGCTTGTTAACAATCGGCAACACTACAACTTCTGGTTGCAACACCACAACCTGTGCCTACGCCGGTTTTAGCGGGGACCAAAACATCTTCACAGCTCTAGCCACACAGTCCACTTGT ACAGCTCCCGGTGGAAGTCCTGGCAATTTCGCTTCAAGGATTGGTCTGAGTAGGAACTACTTGTTCATCTGTATTCACATGATTCTGCTTCTTGTATATCTTCTTTAA
- the LOC7472083 gene encoding lysM domain-containing GPI-anchored protein 2 isoform X1, which yields MGFHFVPLLLTLLLFSTLPTKSSSQTFKCSSPSTCRSLIDYISPNTTTLSHIKTLFSIKNVRSILGANNLPLSTLPNFTIPAKQPIKIPFTCLCINNTGLSNKQPIYTVQKDDGLYHIAAEVFSGLVTYQEIAAVNNVTDVNLIEVGQELWIPLPCSCDDVDGVKVVHYGHVVEAGSSLEFIAQEYGTSRNTLMKLNGIANGSSLLAGQVLDVPLQACNSSVRIDSLDSPFLVPNNTYFFTANNCVKCKCDAANNWTLQCEPSGKKPSSWSACPAMQCEGGLLTIGNTTTSGCNTTTCAYAGFSGDQNIFTALATQSTCPVTTAPGGSPGNFASRIGLSRNYLFICIHMILLLVYLL from the exons ATGGGTTTCCATTTCGTTCCTCTACTTCTCACCCTACTCTTATTCTCTACACTCCCCACAAAATCTTCATCCCAAACCTTCAAATGTAGCTCACCTTCCACATGTCGTTCCCTCATTGACTACATCTCTCCAAACACAACAACTCTTTCCCACATCAAAACCCTCTTTTCCATCAAAAACGTTCGTTCCATCTTAGGCGCGAACAACCTCCCTCTCTCCACGTTACCAAACTTTACAATACCTGCAAAACAGCCCATCAAGATCCCATTTACTTGCTTGTGCATCAACAACACCGGTCTCTCAAACAAGCAACCAATCTACACCGTCCAAAAAGATGATGGGCTTTATCATATAGCAGCAGAAGTTTTCTCAGGGCTGGTAACATACCAAGAAATTGCTGCTGTTAATAATGTAACAGACGTTAATTTGATCGAGGTTGGACAGGAGTTGTGGATTCCTTTGCCTTGTAGCTGTGATGATGTTGATGGGGTTAAAGTGGTCCATTATGGACACGTGGTGGAGGCTGGGAGTTCTTTGGAGTTCATTGCTCAGGAATACGGGACTAGTAGAAATACACTAATGAAGCTTAATGGGATTGCCAATGGCAGCTCCCTTTTGGCTGGTCAAGTTCTTGATGTCCCTCTCCAAG CTTGTAATTCATCGGTGAGAATTGACTCTCTGGATTCTCCGTTCCTTGTTCCTAATAACACCTATTTCTTCACTGCTAACAATTGTGTGAAATGCAAGTGTGATGCCGCAAACAACTGGAC ATTACAATGCGAACCGTCCGGAAAGAAACCATCCAGTTGGTCAGCCTGTCCTGCTATGCAATGTGAAGGTGGCTTGTTAACAATCGGCAACACTACAACTTCTGGTTGCAACACCACAACCTGTGCCTACGCCGGTTTTAGCGGGGACCAAAACATCTTCACAGCTCTAGCCACACAGTCCACTTGTCCAGTTACTACAG CTCCCGGTGGAAGTCCTGGCAATTTCGCTTCAAGGATTGGTCTGAGTAGGAACTACTTGTTCATCTGTATTCACATGATTCTGCTTCTTGTATATCTTCTTTAA
- the LOC7472084 gene encoding glycerol-3-phosphate acyltransferase 9: MDTPGNLKTSSSELDLDRPNIEDYLPSGSSIQEPIGKLRLRDLLDISPTLTEAAGAIVDDSFTRCFKSNPPEPWNWNVYLFPLWCCGVVIRYGILFPVRVLVLAIGWIIFLSSYIPVHLLLKGQDKLRKKIERSLVEVICMFFVASWTGVVKYHGPRPSRRPKQVFVANHTSMIDFIILEQMTPFAVIMQKHPGWVGLLQSTILESVGCIWFHRSEAKDREIVAKKLKDHVQGADNNPLLIFPEGTCVNNHYTVMFKKGAFELDSTVCPIAIKYNKIFVDAFWNSRKQSFTTHLLQLMTSWAVVCDVWYLEPQNLRPGETPIEFAERVRGIISARAGLKKVPWDGYLKYSRPSPKHRERKQQSFAESVLRSLEEK; encoded by the exons ATGGATACTCCTGGGAACTTGAAGACATCAAGCTCCGAATTAGACCTGGATCGTCCCAACATCGAAGACTACCTTCCTTCCGGATCCTCCATTCAGGAGCCTATTGGCAAGCTTCGCTT GCGTGATTTGCTTGATATTTCACCTACTCTCACAGAAGCAGCTGGTGCCATTGTTGAT GACTCATTTACACGATGTTTCAAGTCAAATCCTCCAGAACCGTGGAACTGGAATGTGTATTTGTTTCCCCTTTGGTGCTGTGGTGTGGTGATTCGATATGGGATTTTGTTCCCTGTCAG GGTTCTGGTACTGGCAATTGGGTggatcatttttctttcatcctACATTCCAGTGCATTTGCTGTTGAAAGGGCAAGACAAACTGAGAAAAAAGATAGAG AGGAGTTTGGTGGAGGtaatttgtatgttttttgTTGCATCATGGACTGGAGTTGTCAAGTACCATGGACCGAGACCTAGCAGGCGGCCTAAACAG GTTTTTGTGGCCAACCATACTTCCATGATTGATTTCATCATCTTAGAACAGATGACACCATTTGCTGTGATCATGCAGAAACACCCTGGTTGGGTTG GACTTTTGCAAAGCACTATATTAGAGAGTGTAGGATGTATCTGGTTCCATCGTTCAGAGGCTAAGGATCGTGAAATTGTAGCAAAGAA ATTAAAGGATCACGTTCAGGGAGCTGATAATAACCCTCTTCTCATATTTCCTGAAGGAACTTGTGTAAATAACCACTACACTGTGATGTTTAAGAAG GGTGCGTTTGAACTAGACTCTACTGTTTGTCCAATTGCGATCAAGtacaataaaatttttgttgatgCCTTTTGGAACAGCCGAAA GCAGTCCTTCACAACACATCTGCTGCAGCTGATGACATCCTGGGCTGTTGTTTGTGATGTATGGTACTTGGAGCCCCAAAATCTGAGACCTGGAGAGACTCCCATTGAGTTTGCAGAGAG GGTTAGAGGCATTATATCTGCGCGAGCAGGTCTGAAAAAAGTTCCTTGGGATGGATATCTGAAATATTCTCGCCCTAGCCCAAAACATAGAGAGCGCAA GCAACAAAGTTTTGCTGAGTCAGTACTACGGAGTCTGGAGGAGAAGTGA
- the LOC7472083 gene encoding lysM domain-containing GPI-anchored protein 2 isoform X2: MGFAIILMCLLFYSSFTTISVAQQAFKCREGTTCRSLVGYKSPNTTSISSIQKLFGVKNLHSLLGANNLRSSTSPNYMIQEQQVIKIPIPCICFNGTGASNKMPIYTVQPDDGLYYIANNVFMGLLAHQRIQQVNRIENPNVIYVGQELWIPLPCSCEEVEGERVVHYAHLVEEGSTVEEIAEKFGTTNDTLYRLNGITNNSQLIAATAFDVPLKACNSSVRIDSLDSPFLVPNNTYFFTANNCVKCKCDAANNWTLQCEPSGKKPSSWSACPAMQCEGGLLTIGNTTTSGCNTTTCAYAGFSGDQNIFTALATQSTCPVTTAPGGSPGNFASRIGLSRNYLFICIHMILLLVYLL, translated from the exons ATGGGGTTTGCTATAATTCTTATGTGTCTGCTCTTCTACTCTTCTTTCACCACCATATCAGTAGCCCAGCAAGCATTCAAGTGCAGAGAAGGAACCACATGTCGTTCTTTGGTTGGTTACAAGTCCCCTAACACGACCTCCATCTCCTCCATCCAGAAACTCTTTGGTGTCAAAAACCTACACTCTCTTCTAGGAGCAAACAACCTCCGTTCCTCAACCTCACCAAACTACATGATCCAAGAGCAGCAAGTAATAAAAATCCCAATCCCATGCATATGTTTTAATGGGACAGGTGCCTCAAACAAGATGCCCATTTACACAGTCCAACCAGATGATGGGCTGTATTACATTGCAAACAATGTCTTCATGGGCTTGCTTGCACACCAAAGAATCCAACAAGTTAATAGGATAGAAAACCCTAATGTAATCTACGTGGGCCAAGAGCTCTGGATCCCCCTTCCATGTAGCTGTGAAGAAGTGGAAGGCGAGAGAGTTGTGCATTATGCACACTTGGTGGAAGAAGGGAGCACCGTGGAAGAGATCGCAGAAAAGTTCGGGACAACTAATGATACACTGTATAGGCTTAATGGGATTACTAATAACAGTCAACTTATTGCAGCAACTGCATTTGATGTTCCTCTTAAAG CTTGTAATTCATCGGTGAGAATTGACTCTCTGGATTCTCCGTTCCTTGTTCCTAATAACACCTATTTCTTCACTGCTAACAATTGTGTGAAATGCAAGTGTGATGCCGCAAACAACTGGAC ATTACAATGCGAACCGTCCGGAAAGAAACCATCCAGTTGGTCAGCCTGTCCTGCTATGCAATGTGAAGGTGGCTTGTTAACAATCGGCAACACTACAACTTCTGGTTGCAACACCACAACCTGTGCCTACGCCGGTTTTAGCGGGGACCAAAACATCTTCACAGCTCTAGCCACACAGTCCACTTGTCCAGTTACTACAG CTCCCGGTGGAAGTCCTGGCAATTTCGCTTCAAGGATTGGTCTGAGTAGGAACTACTTGTTCATCTGTATTCACATGATTCTGCTTCTTGTATATCTTCTTTAA
- the LOC7474953 gene encoding protein DETOXIFICATION 45, chloroplastic — protein MASTRKFSGNTLCSGLTSRSSSEQSKLANVKRQLCLPSQNEVPKSLGGGDAASRKCHLCAEQMTSLLPLVIRRRKTRFGVVYSQSSSGYGVDSTGVQERLVLEEEERDIVNGSRDEEIESTGVPINLPHSSDVKHELIMLSLPAIAGQAIDPFAQLMETAFIGRLGPVELGSAGVSVMIFNNISKLFNIPLLSVATSFVAEDIAKNATKDTTSEKGIQEENSNNGKPIGVVERKQLSSVSTALLLAIGIGIFEAVALSLGCGSFLNLMGITVGSPMRIPAERFLSLRAFGAPAVVVSLALQGIFRGFKDTKTPVFCLGLGNISAIFLFPTLMYYLKLGVTGAAISTVVSQYLVTILMVWQLNKRVILLPPKIGELQFGVYMKSGGFLIGRTLAVLMTMTLATSMAARQGVVAMAAHQICMQIWLAVSLLTDAFAGSGQALIASYSSEGDYMTVKEVTNFVLKIGLVVGVFLAVILGVSFGSVATLFTKDADVLRIVRTGILFVSASQPINALAFIFDGLHYGVSDFPYAAKSMMLVGLVSSAFLLYAPPIMGLPGVWSGLALFMGLRTVAGYMRLLSKSGPWWFMHEDLEAVQVG, from the exons ATGGCTAGTACTCGAAAATTCAGTGGCAACACACTTTGTAGTGGATTGACAAGTAGAAGTAGTAGTGAACAGAGTAAATTAGCAAATGTAAAGAGGCAACTTTGTTTGCCGAGTCAAAATGAAGTTCCTAAAAGTTTGGGGGGCGGGGATGCTGCGTCGAGAAAGTGTCATTTGTGTGCCGAGCAGATGACTTCTTTGTTGCCTCTGGTGATCAGACGCAGGAAGACGCGGTTTGGGGTGGTTTATAGTCAGTCAAGTTCTGGGTATGGTGTGGATTCCACTGGTGTGCAGGAGAGATTAgttttagaagaagaagagcgcGACATTGTTAATGGTTCGAGAGATGAAGAAAT TGAGTCAACCGGGGTTCCAATCAATCTACCACATTCTTCAGATGTCAAACATGAGCTTATAATGCTTTCTTTGCCTGCAATTGCTGGACAGGCTATTGATCCCTTTGCCCAGTTGATGGAGACAGCTTTTATTGGCAGATTAG GTCCTGTAGAGTTGGGTTCTGCTGGTGTTTCTGTTATGATCTTTAACAATATATCAAAGCTATTCAATATTCCTCTTCTAAGTGTTGCAACATCTTTTGTTGCTGAAGACATTGCAAAGAATGCAACCAAAGATACTACTTCAG AAAAGGGCATTCAGGAAGAAAACAGTAATAATGGTAAACCTATTGGGGTGGTTGAAAGAAAGCAACTATCCTCTGTGTCCACTGCTTTACTATTAGCTATTGGGATTGGAATCTTTGAGGCTGTAGCTTTGTCTCTGGGATGTGGATCATTTCTTAACTTGATGGGCATAACAGTG GGTTCACCAATGCGCATTCCTGCAGAACGATTTCTTTCACTGAGAGCCTTTGGTGCTCCTGCTGTTGTAGTTTCCTTGGCTCTGCAAGGCATTTTTCGTGGCTTCAAGGATACTAAAACCCCTGTTTTTTGTCTTG GTTTGGGTAATATATcagctatatttttatttcccaCACTCATGTATTATCTTAAGTTGGGTGTCACTGGGGCGGCTATTTCCACAGTAGTGTCGCA ATACCTTGTTACTATTTTGATGGTTTGGCAGCTAAATAAGAGGGTTATATTATTACCTCCAAAGATTGGAGAACTCCAATTTGGCGTCTACATGAAATCTG GtggctttcttattggaagaacTCTTGCTGTTTTAATGACCATGACATTGGCAACATCAATGGCAGCTCGTCAAGGTGTGGTAGCAATGGCTGCACATCAGATATGTATGCAGATATGGTTGGCTGTATCTCTTCTCACAGATGCATTTGCTGGATCTGGTCAG GCTCTAATTGCAAGCTACTCATCAGAAGGTGACTACATGACTGTGAAAGAAGTCACAAACTTTGTTTTAAAG ATTGGACTAGTTGTGGGTGTTTTCTTGGCTGTGATTCTGGGTGTATCTTTTGGTTCCGTAGCCACCTTGTTTACCAAGGATGCTGATGTATTAAGAATTGTGAGAACTGGGATATTG TTTGTTAGTGCTAGCCAACCTATCAATGccttagcttttatttttgatgGTCTACATTATGGTGTTTCTGACTTTCCATATGCAGCGAAGTCTATG ATGTTGGTTGGGTTAGTATCATCTGCCTTTCTGCTCTATGCTCCACCAATTATGGGGCTCCCTGGGGTTTGGTCTGGTTTGGCTCTCTTTATGGGCTTGCGTACAGTGGCAGGATATATGAG attacTATCAAAATCTGGTCCATGGTGGTTCATGCATGAGGATTTGGAGGCTGTTCAGGTTGGCTAG